A genomic window from Micromonospora ferruginea includes:
- a CDS encoding AfsR/SARP family transcriptional regulator, whose protein sequence is MDGAGVRIRLLGPVEVVVADRPQAVNGVRRRAVLATLALRAGRVVSVDRLVEVAWGGQPPATAATTLQRHVSYLRAVLGDPGSIVARRPGYLLDTGPGSTDVQVAEHLLDLARRSADRTERVAHLTAAVTLWRGPPLADVSGVGWLEEQAEYLGRLRLEAERALVEARLSVGEHARLVPGLERLVRQHPFDEHLHAQLMLALYRDGRQGEAVATYRRLRDTLRENLGMDPSPRLRDLECAVLRQDPAIAAPAPAPTPAVAPAAPVAAQLPPALPTFTGRDAEIAALDALAGRGGAVVVSGTAGVGKTALVVHWAHRAAGRFPDGQLYANLRGFDPAATPTAPARVLHGFLEALGVPPARMPGEPDLMVSLYRTAVAGKRLLVVLDNARDAEQVRPLLPGSPGCLAVVTSRDQLVPLVVTESAQPVNLDLLSPGEAREMLVRRLGASQVAAEPAAADDIAVRCARLPLALAVVASRAVTNRHFSLAAIAGELGDLDAFHGGDELTDVRAVLSWSCRTLSQPAARLFRLLSLHPGPDVSAPAVASLAGVGRRTSGLLLAELTRANLFTEHTHGRFAFHDLLRAYATDLADTTEPAADRRDAVRRLLDHYLHATHAADLALHPHFSEIGLAPPGAGVTPERPTGKAAATAWLTAELPALLAAVPLAARSGFEGHAWRLAWAMAGFLHRQGHWQDWLGTQQIALAAASRIGDRAGQGHAHRSLGLACSRLRRYDEADDHLGRALDLFTDIGDDAGRAHTCLNLGQLAERQERYPQALDHSRRALTLFGAAGNRAGRGYTLNAIGWQETLLGDHHRALESCGEALRILREVDDVQGEADTWDSLGHAHQQLGDDRRAIACYEHALELFAQVHDRYAEAGTYVKLGGSHRALADLGAARTAWRRALRILDELGDAGADAIRADLEQLDAAPRR, encoded by the coding sequence ATGGATGGCGCGGGCGTCCGCATCCGGCTGCTCGGGCCGGTGGAGGTGGTCGTCGCCGACCGCCCGCAGGCGGTCAACGGCGTACGCCGCAGGGCGGTGCTGGCCACCCTGGCGTTGCGCGCGGGCCGGGTGGTGAGCGTGGACCGGCTCGTCGAGGTGGCGTGGGGCGGGCAGCCACCGGCCACCGCCGCGACCACGCTGCAACGCCACGTGTCCTACCTGCGCGCGGTGCTCGGCGATCCCGGGTCGATCGTGGCGCGCCGGCCGGGCTACCTGCTCGACACCGGGCCGGGGTCGACGGACGTCCAGGTCGCCGAGCACCTGCTCGACCTGGCCCGGCGGTCGGCGGACCGGACCGAGCGGGTGGCCCACCTGACCGCCGCGGTGACCCTGTGGCGTGGGCCGCCGCTGGCCGACGTCTCCGGCGTCGGGTGGCTCGAGGAGCAGGCGGAATACCTGGGCCGCCTGCGGTTGGAGGCCGAGCGGGCGCTCGTCGAGGCCCGGCTGTCCGTCGGCGAGCACGCCCGGCTCGTCCCTGGGCTGGAACGGCTGGTCCGGCAGCATCCCTTCGACGAGCACCTGCACGCGCAGCTCATGCTCGCCCTGTACCGGGACGGCCGGCAGGGCGAGGCGGTCGCCACCTACCGCCGGCTGCGCGACACCCTCCGCGAGAACCTCGGCATGGACCCGAGCCCGCGGCTGCGGGACCTGGAGTGCGCCGTCCTGCGGCAGGACCCGGCGATCGCCGCACCCGCGCCGGCACCCACCCCGGCGGTGGCGCCGGCGGCGCCGGTGGCGGCGCAGCTCCCGCCCGCGCTGCCGACGTTCACCGGGCGCGACGCGGAGATCGCCGCCCTCGACGCGCTCGCCGGGCGCGGCGGCGCCGTGGTGGTGTCCGGCACCGCGGGCGTCGGCAAGACCGCGCTCGTCGTGCACTGGGCGCACCGCGCGGCCGGGCGTTTCCCCGACGGGCAGCTCTACGCCAACCTGCGCGGCTTCGACCCGGCGGCCACCCCGACCGCACCGGCGAGAGTGCTGCACGGGTTCCTGGAGGCGCTCGGGGTCCCGCCGGCCCGGATGCCCGGCGAACCGGATCTCATGGTGAGCCTGTACCGCACGGCGGTGGCGGGCAAGCGACTGCTGGTGGTGCTGGACAACGCGCGCGACGCCGAACAGGTCCGCCCGCTGCTGCCCGGCTCGCCCGGTTGCCTCGCGGTCGTCACCAGTCGCGACCAGCTCGTCCCGCTGGTCGTCACCGAGAGCGCCCAGCCGGTGAACCTCGATCTCCTGAGCCCCGGCGAAGCCCGCGAGATGCTGGTCCGTCGGCTCGGGGCCAGCCAGGTCGCCGCCGAACCCGCCGCGGCCGACGACATCGCCGTCCGCTGCGCGCGGCTGCCGCTCGCCCTGGCCGTCGTCGCGTCCCGAGCCGTGACCAACAGGCACTTCTCGTTGGCCGCGATCGCCGGCGAGCTGGGCGACCTGGACGCCTTCCACGGCGGCGACGAGCTCACCGACGTCCGGGCCGTCCTCTCCTGGTCCTGCCGGACGCTCAGCCAACCCGCGGCCCGGCTGTTCCGCCTGCTGAGCCTGCATCCCGGCCCGGACGTCTCCGCCCCGGCCGTGGCCAGCCTGGCCGGCGTGGGCCGGAGGACGAGTGGCCTCCTGCTCGCCGAGTTGACCCGGGCGAACCTCTTCACCGAGCACACCCACGGGCGCTTCGCGTTCCACGACCTGCTGCGCGCGTACGCCACCGATCTCGCCGACACCACCGAGCCGGCGGCCGACCGCCGGGACGCCGTCCGCCGGCTGCTGGACCACTACCTGCACGCCACGCACGCCGCCGACCTGGCGCTGCATCCGCACTTCAGCGAGATCGGCCTCGCCCCGCCGGGGGCGGGCGTGACGCCGGAACGCCCCACCGGCAAGGCGGCCGCCACGGCGTGGCTCACCGCCGAACTCCCCGCGCTGCTCGCCGCCGTGCCGCTCGCGGCGCGGTCCGGTTTCGAGGGGCACGCCTGGCGGCTCGCCTGGGCCATGGCCGGCTTCCTGCACCGGCAGGGGCACTGGCAGGACTGGCTGGGCACGCAGCAGATCGCGCTCGCCGCCGCGTCCCGGATCGGGGACCGGGCCGGGCAGGGCCACGCCCACCGCAGTCTCGGTCTCGCCTGCTCCCGGCTCCGCCGGTACGACGAGGCCGACGACCACCTGGGACGTGCGCTGGACCTGTTCACCGACATCGGCGACGACGCCGGGCGGGCGCACACCTGCCTGAACCTCGGTCAGCTCGCCGAGCGACAGGAGCGGTACCCGCAGGCGCTCGACCACTCCCGGCGGGCGCTGACCCTGTTCGGGGCGGCGGGGAACCGCGCGGGGCGGGGCTACACCCTGAACGCGATCGGTTGGCAGGAGACGTTGCTCGGCGACCACCACCGGGCCCTCGAATCGTGCGGCGAGGCGCTGCGGATCCTGCGGGAGGTGGACGACGTGCAGGGCGAGGCCGACACCTGGGACAGCCTCGGCCACGCCCACCAGCAGCTCGGGGACGACCGGCGGGCGATCGCCTGCTACGAGCACGCCCTGGAACTCTTCGCGCAGGTCCACGACC
- a CDS encoding glycoside hydrolase family 18 protein: MRGTFPRRLATVVTALTVLAAGTPVAAAQAAPSGAAQRDGFHRVGYFTQWGIYGRAFPVKKLDTSGAAARLTHINYAFGDVTADGLCASGDVWADYQRPVSAEESVDGVADAAGESLNGNFDQLRKLKAKHPGLRVLLSLGGWSWSTYFSDAARTPESRRAFVTSCVDRFVKGDLPVVGEVGGAGSAAGVFDGIDLDWEWPGSAGEPGNVVRPEDKQNFTALVAEFRRQLDGYGRVTRKHYELTAFLPANPAAMDAGFETRKIFKDLDFATVQGYDFHGTWEPVTNQQSALRRPAAAPDNPDFTVDRAIGGWLDRGAPRGKLVLGIPYYGQGWTGVTGGGNGLFQPATGPATGTWAPGNEDYKVLKNLPAQGYRVHRDLRSGHAWLFDGTTFWTYDDPVTVLQKTLYIRKERLGGAMVWSLDGDDDRATLTRTIAAGLRTR; this comes from the coding sequence ATGCGCGGAACGTTCCCCCGCCGGCTCGCCACCGTCGTCACCGCTCTGACCGTCCTCGCCGCCGGCACCCCGGTCGCCGCCGCCCAGGCCGCGCCGTCCGGGGCGGCCCAGCGGGACGGCTTCCACCGGGTCGGCTACTTCACCCAGTGGGGCATCTACGGCCGGGCCTTTCCGGTGAAGAAGCTCGACACCTCCGGGGCCGCCGCGAGGCTGACCCACATCAACTACGCGTTCGGCGACGTCACCGCCGACGGGCTCTGCGCCTCGGGCGACGTCTGGGCGGACTACCAGCGCCCGGTGTCGGCCGAGGAGAGCGTCGACGGGGTCGCCGACGCGGCCGGCGAATCGCTGAACGGCAACTTCGACCAACTGCGCAAGCTCAAGGCGAAGCACCCCGGCCTGCGGGTGCTCCTCTCGCTCGGCGGCTGGAGCTGGTCGACGTACTTCTCCGACGCGGCCCGCACGCCGGAGTCCCGGCGGGCCTTCGTCACCTCCTGTGTGGACCGGTTCGTCAAGGGCGACCTGCCGGTGGTCGGTGAGGTCGGCGGGGCCGGCTCGGCCGCCGGTGTCTTCGACGGCATCGATCTGGACTGGGAGTGGCCCGGCTCGGCGGGTGAGCCCGGCAACGTCGTCCGCCCGGAGGACAAGCAGAACTTCACCGCGCTGGTCGCCGAGTTCCGCCGCCAGCTCGACGGCTACGGCCGGGTCACCCGCAAGCACTACGAGCTGACCGCGTTCCTCCCGGCCAACCCGGCCGCGATGGACGCCGGCTTCGAAACCAGGAAGATCTTCAAGGACCTCGACTTCGCCACCGTCCAGGGCTACGACTTCCACGGCACCTGGGAGCCGGTGACCAACCAGCAGTCGGCGCTGCGCCGGCCGGCCGCCGCTCCGGACAACCCGGACTTCACCGTCGATCGGGCCATCGGCGGCTGGCTCGACCGGGGCGCGCCGCGCGGCAAGCTGGTGCTCGGCATCCCGTACTACGGCCAGGGCTGGACCGGCGTGACCGGCGGCGGCAACGGCCTGTTCCAGCCGGCCACCGGCCCGGCGACGGGCACCTGGGCGCCCGGCAACGAGGACTACAAGGTGCTCAAGAACCTGCCCGCGCAGGGCTACCGGGTGCACCGCGACCTGCGTTCCGGGCACGCCTGGCTCTTCGACGGCACCACCTTCTGGACCTACGACGACCCGGTCACCGTGCTGCAGAAGACGCTCTACATCCGCAAGGAGCGCCTCGGCGGGGCGATGGTCTGGTCGCTCGACGGTGACGACGACCGGGCCACCCTGACCCGGACGATCGCCGCCGGCCTCCGGACCCGCTGA
- a CDS encoding YqgE/AlgH family protein codes for MQGEGQAIGGRAMESMTGRLLVATPVLKDPNFDRTVVLLVAHEPGGALGVVLNRATEVPVADVLGDWSDLAREPAVLFEGGPVQPDSAICLARMRHPVTPVKGFHRVSGAVGTIDLSVDPEKLRDAVGGIRVFAGYSGWGAGQLEREIEEGSWFVLDALPGDAFVDRPDDLWPMVLRRQGGMMAAVAHFPPDVALN; via the coding sequence ATGCAGGGTGAGGGGCAGGCGATCGGTGGCCGAGCCATGGAGTCGATGACCGGACGACTGCTGGTCGCGACGCCTGTGCTCAAGGACCCGAACTTCGACCGTACGGTCGTGCTGCTGGTCGCCCACGAGCCCGGCGGCGCCCTCGGCGTGGTGCTGAACCGGGCCACCGAGGTCCCGGTGGCCGACGTCCTCGGCGACTGGAGCGACCTGGCGCGCGAGCCCGCGGTGCTCTTCGAGGGCGGCCCGGTCCAGCCCGACTCGGCCATCTGCCTGGCCCGGATGCGTCACCCGGTCACGCCGGTGAAGGGCTTCCACCGGGTCTCCGGCGCGGTCGGCACCATCGACCTCTCGGTCGACCCGGAGAAGCTGCGTGACGCGGTCGGCGGGATCCGCGTGTTCGCCGGCTACTCAGGTTGGGGCGCCGGCCAGTTGGAGCGGGAGATCGAGGAGGGGTCCTGGTTCGTGCTGGACGCGCTGCCCGGTGACGCCTTCGTCGACCGGCCCGACGATCTCTGGCCGATGGTGCTGCGCCGCCAGGGCGGCATGATGGCGGCGGTGGCCCACTTCCCGCCGGACGTGGCGCTGAACTGA
- a CDS encoding S-methyl-5'-thioadenosine phosphorylase, with protein MAAEAELAVIGGSGLYALLDGVEHVVDTPYGAPSDPVTIAEVGGRRVAFLPRHGRDHRHPPHRIPYRANLWALRSLGVRQVLAPCAVGGLRPELGPGTFVVPDQLIDRTSGRAQTYYDRGAVHVSFADPYCPAGRRTLLDAAGGRGVPAVDGGTVVVVEGPRFSTRAESRWFTSIGGSVVNMTGHPEAVLARELALCYTSIALVTDLDAGVEAGESVTQEEVFRVFAENTDRLRGLLLDAVAALPTERDCPCGDALDGITLPFPLP; from the coding sequence ATGGCGGCGGAGGCCGAACTGGCGGTGATCGGCGGGTCGGGTCTGTACGCCCTGCTCGACGGGGTGGAGCACGTGGTGGACACCCCGTACGGCGCACCGTCGGATCCGGTCACGATCGCCGAGGTGGGCGGGCGGCGGGTGGCCTTCCTGCCCCGGCACGGACGCGACCACCGGCACCCGCCGCACCGGATCCCCTACCGGGCCAACCTGTGGGCGTTGCGCTCGCTGGGCGTACGCCAGGTGCTGGCGCCCTGCGCGGTCGGCGGCCTGCGACCGGAGCTGGGTCCGGGCACGTTCGTGGTGCCGGACCAGTTGATCGACCGCACCAGCGGGCGGGCGCAGACCTACTACGACCGGGGCGCGGTGCACGTCTCGTTCGCCGATCCGTACTGCCCGGCGGGGCGACGGACGCTGCTGGACGCGGCGGGAGGCCGGGGCGTGCCGGCGGTGGACGGCGGGACGGTGGTGGTCGTGGAGGGCCCGCGCTTCTCCACCCGGGCGGAGTCGCGCTGGTTCACCTCGATCGGCGGCTCGGTGGTCAACATGACCGGGCACCCGGAGGCGGTGCTCGCCCGCGAGTTGGCCCTCTGCTACACGTCGATCGCGCTGGTCACCGACCTGGACGCGGGCGTCGAGGCGGGCGAGTCGGTCACCCAGGAGGAGGTGTTCCGGGTGTTCGCGGAGAACACCGACCGGCTGCGCGGGCTGCTGCTGGACGCGGTCGCCGCGCTTCCCACCGAGCGGGACTGCCCGTGCGGGGACGCGCTGGACGGCATCACGCTCCCGTTCCCGCTGCCCTGA
- the mdlC gene encoding benzoylformate decarboxylase — translation MATVREATYDLLRALGLTTVFGNPGSTEEPFLADFPADFHYVHALQEASAVAMADGYAQGTGRPAHVNLHTAPGTGNGMGNLVTAWHNRTPLIVSAGQQTREMLLIEPRLASPRAVELAQPYVKWAHEPARAQDIPAAFMRAYASAVQPPTGPVFLSLPMDDWGRAADPPPQVRTVATRIGPDPDRLRGFATALAAARAPVLVLGAAVDRAGAWPAAVALAERLAAPVWAAPAPERGVFPERHPQFRGVLPYAIGPLSDALRGHDLVLVVGAPVFRYYPHVPGDYLPGDARLLHVTDDPDEAGRAPVGESLLGDPGLTMDALRELLPPAGRPPPPPREPPAPPDEADPPSADALFAALADAWPADGVLVQESPSNLAALRRRLWIDRPRSYFTMASGGLGFGLPAAVGLALAERDTGRGRPVVVVIGDGSFHYSVQALWTAARLRLPLAVVVPVNHQYAILKAFAELKHTPGVPGLDLPGLDVAAVARGYGCAAVPVVSPDGLGPALAEALAADRPTVLPAPISTEVPRLL, via the coding sequence ATGGCGACGGTACGTGAGGCGACCTACGACCTGCTCCGCGCGCTCGGGCTCACCACCGTCTTCGGCAACCCCGGTTCCACCGAGGAGCCGTTCCTCGCCGACTTCCCGGCCGACTTCCACTACGTGCACGCCCTCCAGGAGGCGTCCGCGGTCGCCATGGCCGACGGCTACGCGCAGGGCACCGGCCGACCCGCGCACGTCAACCTGCACACCGCGCCGGGCACCGGCAACGGCATGGGCAACCTGGTCACCGCCTGGCACAACCGGACCCCGCTGATCGTCAGCGCCGGCCAGCAGACCCGCGAGATGCTGCTCATCGAACCCCGGCTGGCCAGCCCCCGGGCGGTCGAGCTGGCCCAGCCGTACGTCAAGTGGGCCCACGAGCCGGCCCGCGCGCAGGACATCCCGGCGGCCTTCATGCGGGCGTACGCGTCGGCGGTGCAGCCACCCACCGGACCGGTCTTCCTCTCCCTGCCGATGGACGACTGGGGCCGGGCCGCCGACCCGCCGCCCCAGGTGCGTACCGTCGCCACCCGGATCGGGCCGGACCCGGACCGGCTGCGCGGCTTCGCCACCGCGCTGGCCGCCGCCCGCGCGCCGGTGCTGGTGCTCGGCGCGGCGGTGGACCGGGCCGGCGCCTGGCCGGCCGCCGTCGCGCTGGCCGAGCGGCTGGCCGCCCCGGTCTGGGCGGCCCCGGCCCCGGAGCGCGGTGTCTTCCCGGAACGCCACCCACAGTTCCGGGGCGTGCTGCCGTACGCGATCGGGCCGCTGTCGGACGCGCTGCGCGGGCACGATCTCGTGCTGGTGGTCGGCGCCCCGGTGTTCCGCTACTACCCGCACGTGCCGGGCGACTACCTGCCCGGCGACGCCCGGCTGCTGCACGTCACCGACGACCCGGACGAGGCGGGCCGGGCCCCGGTCGGCGAGAGCCTGCTCGGCGACCCCGGGCTGACCATGGACGCGCTGCGGGAGCTGCTGCCGCCGGCCGGCCGGCCGCCGCCGCCCCCGCGCGAGCCGCCGGCGCCACCGGACGAGGCCGACCCGCCCAGTGCGGACGCGCTCTTCGCCGCGCTGGCGGACGCCTGGCCGGCGGACGGCGTGCTGGTGCAGGAGTCACCGTCCAACCTGGCGGCGCTGCGCCGCCGGCTCTGGATCGACCGGCCGCGCTCCTACTTCACCATGGCCAGCGGCGGCCTGGGCTTCGGGCTGCCGGCGGCGGTGGGCCTGGCGCTCGCCGAGCGAGACACCGGACGCGGCCGACCGGTGGTCGTGGTGATCGGCGACGGCTCGTTCCACTACTCGGTGCAGGCGTTGTGGACCGCGGCGCGGCTGCGCCTGCCGCTCGCCGTCGTGGTCCCGGTGAATCACCAGTACGCGATCCTCAAGGCGTTCGCCGAGCTGAAGCACACGCCGGGCGTGCCGGGGCTGGACCTGCCCGGGTTGGACGTGGCCGCGGTGGCCCGCGGCTACGGCTGCGCCGCCGTGCCCGTGGTGTCGCCGGACGGGTTGGGCCCGGCGCTGGCCGAGGCGCTCGCCGCGGACCGGCCCACCGTGCTGCCGGCGCCGATCAGCACCGAGGTGCCCCGGCTGCTGTGA
- the smpB gene encoding SsrA-binding protein SmpB, producing MPREKGRKVVASNKKARHDYAVLDTYEAGMALTGTEVKSLRAGRASLVDAFAQERDGELYLHGMHIPEYAQGTWTNHEPRRTRKLLLNRLEINRLLGKLKESGLTLVPLQVYFSDGWAKVEIGLARGKKSYDKRQDLAKRDADREIQRAAGRRGKGMNE from the coding sequence GTGCCACGGGAGAAGGGGCGCAAGGTGGTCGCCTCCAACAAGAAGGCACGCCACGACTACGCGGTCCTCGACACCTACGAGGCGGGGATGGCGTTGACCGGCACCGAGGTCAAGTCGCTGCGCGCGGGGCGGGCCTCGCTGGTCGACGCGTTCGCCCAGGAGCGGGACGGCGAGCTCTACCTGCACGGGATGCACATCCCGGAGTACGCCCAGGGCACCTGGACCAACCACGAGCCCCGGCGGACCCGCAAGCTGCTGCTCAACCGGCTGGAGATCAACCGGCTGCTGGGCAAGCTGAAGGAGAGCGGCCTGACGTTGGTGCCGTTGCAGGTCTACTTCTCCGACGGCTGGGCGAAGGTGGAGATCGGCCTGGCCCGGGGTAAGAAGTCCTACGACAAGCGGCAGGACCTGGCCAAGCGGGACGCCGACCGGGAGATCCAGCGGGCGGCGGGCCGACGCGGCAAGGGAATGAACGAATGA
- the ftsX gene encoding permease-like cell division protein FtsX — MRMKYVLSEVLVGLWRNVTMTIAMIITMAVSLFMLGGSGLLYQKVGDMKDLYYENVQVSIFLKTDAPQDQRDALDAKLKADPLVKDVEFVDKDQAYKRFQQMYADAPDLVNAVKADQLPESFRITLNDPQRYKQIYDQYKTAEGIDTIVDQSKLLDKVFGVLTGIQNGALALAIVMAAAALLLVANTIQVAAYSKRREVAVMKLVGASNWFIQAPFVLEAVVAGLIGSILGLVALIGVKTLAAGSSMAALEGLITPISWSEIFLTFPLMAAVGGLVSAITAWVTLRFYLRV; from the coding sequence ATGCGGATGAAGTACGTCCTGTCCGAGGTACTGGTCGGACTGTGGCGCAACGTCACCATGACGATCGCCATGATCATCACCATGGCGGTGTCGCTGTTCATGCTGGGCGGCAGCGGCCTTCTGTACCAGAAGGTCGGCGACATGAAGGATCTCTACTACGAGAACGTCCAGGTCTCGATCTTCCTGAAGACCGACGCGCCGCAGGACCAGCGCGACGCGCTCGACGCCAAGCTCAAGGCCGACCCGTTGGTCAAGGACGTCGAGTTCGTCGACAAGGACCAGGCGTACAAGCGCTTCCAGCAGATGTACGCCGACGCGCCCGACCTGGTCAACGCGGTCAAGGCTGACCAGTTGCCGGAGTCGTTCCGGATCACGCTGAACGACCCGCAGCGGTACAAGCAGATCTACGACCAGTACAAGACCGCCGAGGGCATCGACACGATCGTCGACCAGTCCAAGTTGCTGGACAAGGTCTTCGGCGTGCTCACCGGCATCCAGAACGGCGCGCTGGCGCTGGCGATCGTGATGGCCGCCGCCGCCCTGCTGCTGGTGGCGAACACCATCCAGGTGGCCGCGTACAGCAAGCGGCGTGAGGTCGCGGTCATGAAGCTGGTCGGCGCCTCCAACTGGTTCATCCAGGCGCCGTTCGTGCTGGAGGCGGTGGTGGCCGGTCTGATCGGCTCGATCCTCGGCCTGGTCGCGCTGATCGGTGTGAAGACGCTCGCCGCCGGCAGCTCGATGGCGGCCCTGGAGGGGCTGATCACCCCGATCTCCTGGTCCGAGATCTTCCTGACCTTCCCGTTGATGGCCGCCGTCGGTGGTCTGGTCAGCGCGATCACCGCCTGGGTGACGCTCCGCTTCTACCTGCGGGTCTAG
- the ftsE gene encoding cell division ATP-binding protein FtsE, whose amino-acid sequence MIQLEQVTKTYPKASRPSLDNVSVSIEKGEFVFFIGPSGSGKSTIIKLLLHEVTPNKGRVVVNGKDVTSMRSWKRPHFRRSIGCVFQDFRLLPNRTAYENVAFALEVIGKTKAVARRVVPEVLELVGLGGKEHRYPHELSGGEQQRVAVARAFVNRPLILLADEPTGNLDPDTSIEIMRLLDRINRTGTTVVMVTHDSNIVNQMRRRVIEIESGRIVRDQARGVYG is encoded by the coding sequence GTGATTCAGCTTGAGCAAGTGACGAAGACGTACCCGAAGGCGTCCCGGCCTTCGCTCGACAACGTGTCCGTCTCGATCGAGAAGGGCGAGTTCGTCTTCTTCATCGGTCCATCCGGCTCCGGCAAGTCCACGATCATCAAGTTGCTGCTGCACGAGGTGACCCCCAACAAGGGCCGCGTCGTGGTCAACGGCAAGGACGTCACGTCGATGCGTTCCTGGAAGCGACCCCACTTCCGGCGTTCCATCGGCTGCGTCTTCCAGGACTTCCGGCTGCTGCCGAACCGCACCGCGTACGAGAACGTGGCGTTCGCGCTGGAGGTGATCGGCAAGACGAAGGCGGTCGCCCGCCGGGTCGTGCCGGAGGTGCTGGAGCTGGTGGGTCTCGGTGGCAAGGAGCACCGCTACCCGCACGAGCTCTCCGGTGGTGAGCAGCAGCGTGTCGCGGTGGCCCGGGCGTTCGTGAACCGGCCGCTGATCCTGCTGGCCGACGAGCCGACCGGAAACCTGGACCCGGACACCTCGATCGAGATCATGCGTCTGCTGGACCGGATCAACCGCACCGGCACGACCGTCGTGATGGTCACGCACGACTCCAACATCGTGAACCAGATGCGCCGCCGGGTCATCGAGATCGAGAGCGGCCGCATCGTGCGCGACCAGGCACGCGGCGTCTACGGCTGA
- the prfB gene encoding peptide chain release factor 2, with protein sequence MTAADYAEQLKELDATLRNIEAVLDLDKLREQKARLEQEASAPDLWDDQAKAQAVTSQLSYVNGEIGRLGDLRSRLDDAGVLLELAQAESDPGALTEVESEITGLTKAIQEMEVRTLLSGEYDSREALVAIRAGAGGVDAADFAEMLLRMYLRWAERHGYPTEVYETSYAEEAGLKSATFTVKVPYAFGTLSVESGTHRLVRISPFDNQGRRQTSFAGVEVLPVVEQTDHIDIPENEMRIDVYRSSGPGGQSVNTTDSAVRITHIPTGIVVTCQNEKSQLQNKASALRVLQARLLERKRQEEQAKMAGLKTDAAGSWGDQMRSYVLHPYQMVKDLRTEQETGNPSAVFDGELDSFIEAGIRWRKQQQLTADGA encoded by the coding sequence GTGACCGCTGCCGATTACGCCGAACAGCTCAAGGAACTCGACGCCACGCTGCGCAACATCGAGGCCGTGCTCGACCTCGACAAGCTGCGCGAGCAGAAGGCCCGCCTGGAGCAGGAGGCGTCCGCGCCCGACCTGTGGGACGACCAGGCCAAGGCCCAGGCGGTGACGTCGCAGCTGTCATACGTCAACGGCGAGATCGGCCGGCTGGGCGACCTGCGCTCCCGGCTCGACGACGCCGGGGTGCTGCTGGAGCTGGCGCAGGCGGAGTCCGACCCGGGCGCGCTGACCGAGGTCGAGTCGGAGATCACCGGGTTGACCAAGGCCATCCAGGAGATGGAGGTCCGCACGCTGCTCTCCGGCGAGTACGACTCCCGGGAGGCGCTGGTGGCCATCCGGGCCGGCGCCGGCGGCGTGGACGCGGCGGACTTCGCCGAGATGTTGCTGCGGATGTACCTGCGCTGGGCGGAGCGGCACGGCTACCCGACCGAGGTCTACGAGACGTCCTACGCCGAGGAGGCGGGCCTGAAGTCGGCCACCTTCACGGTGAAGGTGCCCTACGCGTTCGGCACGCTCAGTGTGGAGTCCGGCACGCACCGGCTGGTGCGGATCAGCCCGTTCGACAACCAGGGGCGCCGGCAGACCAGCTTCGCCGGCGTCGAGGTGCTGCCGGTGGTGGAGCAGACCGATCACATCGACATCCCCGAGAACGAGATGCGGATCGACGTCTACCGCTCCTCCGGTCCGGGCGGGCAGAGCGTCAACACCACCGACTCGGCGGTCCGGATCACCCACATCCCGACCGGCATCGTGGTCACCTGCCAGAACGAGAAGTCCCAGTTGCAGAACAAGGCCTCCGCGTTGCGGGTGCTCCAGGCCCGGCTGCTGGAGCGCAAGCGGCAGGAGGAGCAGGCCAAGATGGCCGGCCTGAAGACCGACGCCGCCGGCTCGTGGGGCGACCAGATGCGCTCGTACGTCCTGCACCCTTATCAGATGGTGAAGGATCTGCGTACCGAGCAGGAGACGGGCAATCCGTCCGCGGTCTTCGACGGCGAGCTGGACAGCTTCATCGAGGCGGGAATCCGCTGGCGGAAGCAGCAGCAGCTTACCGCTGACGGTGCGTGA
- a CDS encoding PadR family transcriptional regulator has product MAESGVNPTAAALLGLLHDGPMTGGQLMAAAERRLAPYWSMTRSQVYRELPVLAEKGLVRLGRPGPRMSQPYALTAAGKRTFSRWLAENPGKDTIRNPIALRMAFGGLHSSSQLKNLYASANEYHTEALAAVREQVKNAKKEGDSYDASALEFAVAYHKAALSWLKTAPVG; this is encoded by the coding sequence ATGGCGGAATCCGGAGTCAACCCGACGGCGGCGGCCCTGCTGGGCCTGCTGCACGACGGCCCGATGACTGGCGGTCAGTTGATGGCCGCCGCCGAGCGCCGGCTGGCGCCGTACTGGTCGATGACCCGCAGTCAGGTCTACCGGGAACTCCCGGTCCTGGCCGAGAAGGGTCTGGTGCGGCTCGGCCGGCCCGGGCCGCGGATGAGCCAGCCGTACGCGCTGACGGCGGCCGGGAAACGGACATTCTCCCGCTGGTTGGCGGAGAATCCCGGCAAGGACACCATCCGTAACCCGATAGCGCTACGGATGGCGTTCGGCGGCCTGCACTCGTCGAGCCAGCTCAAGAACCTGTACGCCTCGGCGAACGAGTACCACACCGAGGCGCTGGCCGCGGTGCGGGAGCAGGTCAAGAACGCGAAGAAGGAAGGCGACAGCTACGACGCCAGCGCGCTGGAGTTCGCGGTCGCCTACCACAAGGCGGCGCTGTCCTGGCTGAAGACCGCGCCGGTCGGCTGA